A stretch of DNA from Lotus japonicus ecotype B-129 chromosome 4, LjGifu_v1.2:
gccgccgccgatTTCAACGCCACCGCCTCGTTTAACCTTGATGAGAAGCTTCAGCAGATGAAAATGAGGGCATTGATTTTGGGGGAAAGGCAGATTACTGATCGCCAGCGCTTGTGGAAGCTGAAGGAGTCAAGAATCGAACTCCGGGATGAGGTCCTCAAGAATCTCGCAAACCATATCAGCCTAGTGCAGAAACACAAGGGCCGCCGCGCGCTGTCGTCGGAGACACGCGAAATGCTGGTGGATGAGATTGATAGCATAATTGCAGAGCTGATGAAGTTCAAGGATATGTTAATGGAGTCTGCTAATTTGTTAGAAATGTTAACCGATTCGAGACTCGATTCGCTCAAAGAAATCGTGAAAAACTTGTCTGAGATTAGGGGCGATTTGCAGGATGAGGTGTGGGATGAACTGAATGAGGGGCTGGTGAGGTGTGAGCAGATGGAGCTGAAAGAGGCTGAGATGTTAGCCGTAGAGATTAGGCAGCAAATGCAATTGCTCATACCGCAAGTGCAGAAACTCTTTCAGATACGCCACAGCTACTTGTGAAGCCATGGTTTTTCAGGCATGGTTTTTAGTTTTTGCAactagttttcagttttcacatATCAATTGTTTAAGAGATTAATGTTGTGTGATACTGTGATCAGGACATTTTGTCATTTTTACCAGTTTTGGGTTGAATTAATGTATGACAAATGGTTAATTTCTCATGCTTATTTTGTATGATTTTGGTTGTCTTTGCTCTTTTATCACAATTTGAGGTAGATAACTAGATTGAGAAAGAAATCTGGTTCAGGGAGTTCAGAGTACTATAACATATTTTTCAAAGTAACATCAATTTCATAACAAGGTTTAGACAAGGGATCAAGTTACTCTAAATTTTGgctcttcattttattttaatcttaAGATCTATGGTTATCATTAGTCTTGAGACCCTCAGGGACTGTAACTGAAATTTGAAAATCAGAATCTTGCTTTACTTTTGGCAACTTGAGTACTTGACTACTGGAAAAATAATTTTGTTCCTTATGGGCTTATGGCTATTTGCAACATGTACCTGTCCTGGTAATTCACAAATAATGGAGATTGCAGCTATTAAAATTGGTATGAATAAACTTATTAATTCAAATGTCAAGTTTGAATGCAAATGAAGATGAATACATTAGTACAATTCATGCAGTATTTGATGAACTTGGTTTGAAAATTTCACTTATTGAGTTTCTGTTGCACAATTGGTTTAGATTAGTTGCTTGTCTATCATGAAGCTTGCCTGACTTTTTCTACAAGCAGACTTCAAGACCACTCAATGTTTCAGTTTTCATTGGTTTGCCTCTTGAATTATAGTACACACTTTGATTTTCTCAGTTAACTTTACTTACTTGTTTTACTGCAGGTCTTTTGCTATAGGGTGCATAGGGGGAACTTTTATAAACCCAAATTGTGTTCTAACTTCTAACAATGCTGAGTAGGATTTCAATCTCTATCAGGTTAAGTATAAAGGTGAATTTTGGTTCAAGGTTTATCATATTGTCTTGGCTTACAACACATTAATGTTCACTGCCTTTTGCTTTTTTGATAAGCTGTTTACTACCTTTTGTATCCTCCCTGAACGTTGAGGCTGCTGGCTTTTTCTCTGTTTAGTGTTTATTGATTTTGACTACCATTGAATGAAATTGCATTGCATTGGCCTTGCTCAAGTCAGTATTACAAGGGCATGCACTTAAATACATTGCAAAAATTGAAA
This window harbors:
- the LOC130715895 gene encoding uncharacterized protein LOC130715895 produces the protein MTAGASSSSSSSAMAFLLRLRTIHTLTNPSRSLSLLHHHRLLSTSNSGAGDLLRLRTFLTLTTPSQLHRHRTSNSVAGDNPNTNQPFLFSLRKIQTFLLHHLRRLLSTSDSGTGDHPNSNNPSPSTLRELREAVKSLSASDCIVESKTPTYTTFSFVPSSNSTAAAADFNATASFNLDEKLQQMKMRALILGERQITDRQRLWKLKESRIELRDEVLKNLANHISLVQKHKGRRALSSETREMLVDEIDSIIAELMKFKDMLMESANLLEMLTDSRLDSLKEIVKNLSEIRGDLQDEVWDELNEGLVRCEQMELKEAEMLAVEIRQQMQLLIPQVQKLFQIRHSYL